From a region of the Nitrospira sp. genome:
- a CDS encoding chlorite dismutase family protein: MKRISQFGMVALLLCFLPTLSVASESAVDREKLLKDSGVYATFAVFKMGEHWWQVDHEARVKAASEVKKVFEKHADKLVVDTHLLRGLSERADFLVRIHSKEMVHNQNFLIDLMGTTMGMDLKNTDTFNGITKTLNYVPSFPEELKGELKTPPPQGSPYVIVVPIRKDAEWWISGQDTRTGLMKEHTDATVAYLKTVKRKLYHSSGLDDWDFITYFETSKLDDFNNLVTGLLKVKENRHNKRFGDPLLLGTIRPLDEILDILSR; encoded by the coding sequence ATGAAGAGAATCAGTCAATTTGGTATGGTTGCGCTTCTATTATGTTTCCTGCCAACCTTGTCTGTAGCAAGTGAGTCTGCCGTGGATCGCGAGAAGCTCTTAAAGGATTCCGGCGTCTATGCAACGTTTGCCGTGTTCAAGATGGGAGAACACTGGTGGCAGGTGGATCATGAAGCACGTGTCAAGGCGGCCTCCGAAGTGAAAAAGGTGTTCGAGAAGCACGCCGATAAGTTAGTAGTCGATACGCATTTGCTTCGTGGTCTGTCCGAGAGAGCCGATTTCCTTGTCAGGATTCACTCGAAAGAGATGGTTCATAATCAAAACTTCCTGATAGACCTCATGGGCACCACTATGGGGATGGACTTGAAGAATACCGACACCTTCAATGGCATCACCAAAACCCTAAATTATGTCCCTAGCTTCCCAGAAGAACTGAAGGGGGAGTTGAAGACACCACCACCTCAGGGCAGCCCATACGTTATAGTGGTTCCTATACGCAAGGACGCAGAGTGGTGGATTTCTGGACAAGACACCCGAACGGGCCTGATGAAGGAACACACGGATGCGACGGTCGCATACTTGAAGACGGTGAAACGGAAGCTCTATCACTCCAGCGGGTTGGATGATTGGGATTTCATTACCTACTTTGAAACATCCAAGCTGGATGATTTCAACAATCTTGTGACTGGATTGCTCAAGGTCAAGGAGAACCGTCATAACAAGCGTTTCGGTGATCCTCTCCTGTTGGGGACCATTCGACCATTGGATGAAATCCTCGATATTCTCAGTCGTTAG